From Solanum lycopersicum chromosome 8, SLM_r2.1, the proteins below share one genomic window:
- the LOC138337702 gene encoding uncharacterized protein: MTSFFLHRFMMQIQVTRISIERIVDQVEHSEPVAIQTGRNKVEDLVDAGEIDESIASSPFLTAVSILAGVIAIFTSKIKNMNYVIKHIPTNALKFGPIYNTNFVEHLVSSIKVEGMNLFKETIFAPYLNIPRCNYQGQITKCLYLLEIEHDNLDEEIHIRHAKGNVLKFGINEFAIVTGLNCKDNVKDFTYPDSKTSRLVERYFPDTKYNVNKQRLVDWFMVGQWENIEDALQMAILYFIHTFLYSQPDNTPISIEDFYMVEDGSYQQFPWCIVAFEKLMKSFQKKYKPSKKLYRLNGFPYALNIWIYECASTINTDIAVKEGNGIPRICNWQVVGLKPKFEFFMETIFQRLNVLTFKQLLRKFQLLSYQISIMYRQTNLFHQFQIMMMCIRRRFSKAQKESDHQPDHSFQNPEPQQKGSENVAGVGVSPNSFNEKTSLGSSETDDLKKFMKSYVDQKFGDLDSKVETLEALIKCSHSELLIVVAARGNKSEKDMGGVSSPHMMNDSVAKKNVGTQFNSSKSNEATVDDADENSDAAGKQKSNSAHQTVSPKHKNFATVDDVAEIAVELNKQTEDVTKNNSDHPTVSQKHMNFATVDAAAEIAVEVEKQTEDHMNFATVDDATETAVEVEKQTENVMKDSTSSVSFAPENVAMTLNVNPLDAVIPLQLTWGDDLLSDSQLPSQLGVSDVDTKTPAKRNRVPSKEDDDKYRGKSFKFGFDYMDFVVAFPVDKNWFYTMSHPMYCWTDQHLDVIFYYLRKKSKLRGLDQYRYTTVNCLFMSYINIVYNRYYCAPVDEYRTTQQHIGRGKAIAGYERSIKDIINGFLIPTSLPWHIVDEVYIPINCGKAFHWVLAVVVLKKRLIRVYDSSYGSRKRVPPEEINQLSVMLPNYLHDSGFFDKTDRIDLVSLEAYKDKKIGELLGPQHSFTVEYAQEIMQQKSDSLDCGMFVAAYAEYLSDEIKIPSVGLQSDYLRNKYATLLWKYGMDKHNDGYVSHSDDPTKPKDGFSKQAEDAFVDVD, from the exons AATATGAATTACGTAATTAAACATATTCCAACTAATGCATTAAAGTTTGGTCCAATATACAACACAAATTTTGTTGAACACTTAGTATCATCTATCAAGGTTGAAGGTAtgaatttatttaaagaaacaatttttgcaccatacctaaatatacctaGATGCAATTACCAAGGCCAAATTACTAAGTGTTTATACTTGTTAGAGATTGAGCATGATAATTTAGATGAAGAGATTCACATTCGTCATGCTAAAGGTAATGTGTTGAAATTTGGCATCAATGAATTTGCAATTGTTACTGGTTTGAATTGTAAAGATAATGTAAAGGACTTTACATATCCGGACTCAAAAACCAGTAGGTTAGTTGAAAGATATTTTCCTGATACTAAATATAATGTTAACAAACAAAGATTGGTAGACTGGTTTATGGTGGGTCAATGGGAAAATATTGAGGATGCCCTTCAGATGGCTATACTTTATTTTATCCATACATTTTTGTATTCCCAACCTGATAATACACCAATTTCTATTGAAGATTTTTATATGGTGGAAGATGGTAGTTACCAACAGTTTCCTTGGTGTATAGTAGCTTTTGAAAAGTTAATGAAATCCTTTCAAAAAAAGTACAAACCCTCAAAAAAGTTGTATCGGTTGAATGGTTTTCCATATGCACTTAATATATGGATTTATGAATGTGCTTCAACGATAAACACCGATATTGCTGTCAAAGAAGGAAACGGTATACCGAGGATTTGCAACTGGCAAGTTGTTGGTTTGAAGCCCAAGTTTGAGTTTTTTATGGAAACAATTTTTCAGAG aTTGAATGTTCTAACATTCAAGCAACTCCTGAGGAAATTTCAGCTCTTGAGTTACCAGATATCAATTATGTACCGCCAAACCAATCTGTTTCATCAGTTCCAGATAATGATGATGTGCATCCGGAGGAG ATTTTCAAAAGCACAAAAGGAATCAGATCATCAACCAGATCATTCATTTCAAAATCCAGAACCACAACAAAAAGGATCTGAGAATGTagctggtgttggtgtttctCCAAATTCATTCAATGAAAAAACAAGTTTGGGCAGTTCAGAAActgatgatttgaagaagttcATGAAGTCTTAT GTTGACCAAAAATTTGGAGATCTTGATAGTAAAGTTGAAACTCTTGAGGCTTTAATAAAGTGTAGCCATTCAGAATTGTTGATAGTTGTTGCTGCGAGAGGAAACAAATCTGAGAAG gaTATGGGAGGAGTGTCATCGCCACACATGATGAATGATTCTGTGGCAAAAAAAAATGTTGGTACACAATTCAATTCTAGTAAATCTAATGAAGCAACTGTAGACGATGCTGATGAAAATTCTGATGCTGCTGGAAAACAAAAG AGTAACTCTGCTCATCAGACTGTTTCACCAAAGCATAAGAATTTTGCAACTGTTGATGATGTTGCTGAAATTGCAGTGGAGCTTAATAAACAAACAGAAGATGTAACGAAG AATAACTCTGATCATCCGACTGTTTCACAAAAGCATATGAATTTTGCTACTGTTGATGCTGCTGCTGAAATTGCAGTGGAGGTTGAAAAACAAACAGAAGAT CATATGAATTTTGCTACTGTTGATGATGCTACTGAAACTGCAGTGGAGGTTGAAAAACAAACAGAAAATGTAATGAAG GATTCTACCTCATCGGTATCCTTCGCACCTGAAAATGTAGCAATGACATTGAATGTCAACCCATTGGATGCTGTCATTCCTCTACAGCTTACCTGGGGTGATGATTTGTTATCAGACAGTCAGCTACCCTCCCAGCTTGGTGTCAGTGATGTTGATACAAAAACTCCTGCTAAGCGTAACAGGGTACCTTCTAAG GAGGATGATGATAAATATAGAGGCAAATCTTTTAAATTTGGCTTTGATTATATGGATTTTGTTGTCGCATTTCCTGTTGACAAGAACTGGTTTTATACTATGTCACATCCAATGTATTGTTGGACTGATCAG CATCTAGATGTGATTTTTTACTATCTACGGAAGAAGTCAAAATTAAGAGGCTTGGATCAATACAGATACACTACGGTCAACTGCTTGTTTATGTCATACATCAACATTGTATATAATAGGTATTATTGTGCACCTGTTGATGAATATCGGACTACACAACAACATATTGGTCGTGGTAAAGCTATAGCTGGTTATGAAAGGTCTATAAAAGACATTATTAATGGATTTTTGATACCTACTTCGTTACCTTGGCATATAGTTGATGAGGTTTATATTCCTATCAATTGTGGCAAAGCTTTTCATTGGGTGTTGGCTGTGGTTGTTTTGAAGAAAAGGTTGATACGTGTGTATGACTCATCTTATGGGTCAAGGAAAAGAGTGCCTCCTGAAGAGATTAATCAGTTGTCTGTAATGCTTCCTAACTATCTACATGATAGCGGCTTTTTTGATAAAACGGATAGAATTGATTTGGTATCTTTGGAGGCATACAAAGACAAGAAAATAGGTGAATTGTTAGGTCCTCAACATTCTTTTACAGTTGAATATGCGCAAGAGATTATGCAACAAAAAAGCGATAGCCT tgatTGTGGAATGTTCGTAGCTGCTTATGCTGAATATTTGAGCGACGAAATCAAAATTCCATCTGTTGGTCTTCAGAGCGACTATCTGCGCAACAAATACGCAACACTTTTATGGAAGTATGGCATGGACAAACACAATGATGGATATGTTAGTCATAGCGATGATCCTACAAAGCCAAAGGACGGGTTTTCTAAACAGGCAGAAGATGCATTTGTTGATGTTGATTAA